In the genome of Populus alba chromosome 11, ASM523922v2, whole genome shotgun sequence, one region contains:
- the LOC118055044 gene encoding uncharacterized protein: protein MASALVFYPQNTFFNKPSCVSFSKQLKLCCPFYSLIDGSLAFASSHNGVLQFSVSSIKSDGSSKGRPPRKSSAPGRTEKEDEDSKSQSSDRKQMSSNQAEIMALFRRIQSSISKGESTATKKKKASRSDENSPTNSILEVLRHSTKDTKGPGTVREGNKVLTQKQSASKDQKTQPEHALEDVKLTRPPSNFTKKSPIPSPSTSRENTTELNSEASEGKASNHKLELPRVEKMKLTELKELAKSRGIKGYSKLKKGELLELLRS, encoded by the exons ATGGCTTCAGCTCTTGTTTTCTATCCTCAAAACACTTTCTTCAACAAACCCTCTTGTGTTTCTTTCAGCAAGCAGCTCAAGTTGTGTTGCCCCTTTTACTCTCTTATAG ATGGTTCCTTAGCTTTTGCATCATCACATAATGGTGTGCTTCAATTTAGTGTTTCGAGCATAAAGTCTGATGGAAGTAGCAAAGGCAGACCTCCCCGGAAAAGTTCTGCACCAGGAAGAACAGAAAAGGAGGATGAGGATTCAAAGTCCCAATCTTCCGACAGAAAACAAATGTCATCTAACCAGGCGGAGATAATGGCCTTGTTCAGACGGATACAGTCTTCAATCTCAAAGGGAGAGTCTACAGCCaccaagaagaaaaaagctAGCAGGTCAGATGAGAATTCCCCAACCAATTCCATTTTGGAAGTTCTTCGCCATTCAACGAAGGACACAAAAG GCCCAGGTACAGTCAGGGAAGGGAATAAGGTCCTGACACAAAAACAAAGTGCGTCCAAGGACCAGAAGACGCAACCAGAACATGCCTTGGAAGATGTTAAGCTAACCAGACCACCGTCTAATTTCACAAAGAAGTCCCCAATACCATCTCCATCAACCTCAAGAGAGAACACTACTGAGCTGAACAGTGAAGCATCAGAGGGCAAAGCCAGCAACCACAAGTTAGAGCTGCCTAGAGTAGAGAAAATGAAACTGACTGAACTGAAGGAACTAGCAAAGTCCAGGGGAATCAAAGGTTACTCAAAGTTGAAGAAGGGTGAGCTTCTGGAGTTGCTGAGGTCCTGA
- the LOC118055043 gene encoding receptor-like protein 51 translates to MSLSLYLTSPSPKPPLFLPLLLLLLLLLTTAAEAATVTANATLPPSPSPTASPTPPTTKTPSPSIHSTLDPKQLRALQSLDIPTAKDPCSQPSPHNATICDSSSPFRHLVSLHLSNCSSDLSLSYTALKSLSTLQSLSFTNCPVTPIRFPLDLALSLRSFTCIHSLKHLTGVGLSHFVNLTDLTVSNVPVNTSGLYVVLGNMHKLRSVTISNANVTGYIPKHLLFNLTHIDFSGNGLKGRIPSSITLLENLESLNLSSNALTGGIPSNFGDLISLKNVSLGSNSLSGAIPDSISAIPDLAHVDLSSNQLNGTIPKFFAEMKNLRYLNLGNNEFHGVLPFNLTFMKRLVVFKVGGNSNLCYNHTILSSKLKLGIAPCDKHGLPLSPPPAKDDSSGDDSGSDSSDYDDESDDSSSKKEGHHGPNKVVLGVAIGLSSIVFLIVFLILLKRCG, encoded by the coding sequence atgtctctctctctctatctcacCTCACCATCACCAAAGCCACCCCTCTTCcttcctctcctcctcctcctcctcctcctcctcaccaCCGCAGCTGAAGCTGCCACTGTCACCGCCAATGCCACTCTACCACCCTCTCCCTCCCCCACGGCCTCCCCGACTCCACCCACCACCAAAACACCCTCTCCTTCCATTCACTCCACTTTGGACCCCAAACAACTTAGAGCCCTCCAATCTTTAGACATCCCAACAGCTAAAGACCCTTGCTCCCAACCCTCTCCTCACAACGCCACCATTTGTGACTCTTCATCCCCATTCCGCCACCTAGTCTCACTTCACCTCTCCAACTGCTCCTctgacctctctctctcttacacTGCCCTCAAATCCCTCTCTACTCTACAATCTCTCTCTTTCACCAATTGTCCTGTTACTCCTATTAGATTCCCTCTAgatcttgctctctctctccgtTCTTTCACTTGCATTCACTCTCTTAAACACCTCACTGGTGTTGGGCTCTCTCACTTTGTCAATCTCACTGATCTCACTGTAAGTAATGTGCCAGTAAATACTAGTGGTCTTTATGTCGTTCTTGGTAATATGCATAAGCTTAGGTCTGTTACTATCTCCAATGCTAATGTCACTGGCTACATACCAAAACATCTGCTTTTCAATCTTACCCACATTGATTTTTCAGGTAATGGGCTTAAAGGAAGGATACCCAGTTCCATTACACTTCTTGAAAATCTTGAAAGTCTCAATCTTTCCTCTAATGCACTTACTGGGGGAATCCCCAGTAATTTTGGTGACTTGATTTCACTAAAGAATGTATCTTTAGGGTCCAATTCCTTATCTGGGGCGATCCCGGATTCAATATCAGCAATACCTGATTTAGCTCATGTTGATCTGAGTTCAAATCAGTTGAATGGGACAATACCGAAGTTTTTTGCAGAAATGAAGAATTTGAGGTACTTGAATCTTGGGAACAATGAGTTTCATGGTGTTTTGCCTTTCAATCTTACTTTTATGAAGAGATTGGTTGTGTTCAAGGTTGGTGGAAATAGCAATTTGTGTTACAATCATACGATTTTGTCATCAAAATTGAAGCTTGGAATTGCTCCTTGTGATAAGCATGGATTGCCATTGTCACCACCTCCTGCAAAGGATGATTCATCAGGAGATGATAGTGGGAGTGATTCATCAGATTATGATGATGAAAGTGATGATTCCAGCAGCAAGAAAGAGGGTCACCATGGACCTAACAAGGTTGTTCTTGGTGTAGCAATTGGGCTATCATCCATAGTTTTCCTAATAGTATTCCTTATTCTTCTCAAAAGGTGTGGTTAA